In Candidatus Defluviibacterium haderslevense, the following are encoded in one genomic region:
- the murG gene encoding undecaprenyldiphospho-muramoylpentapeptide beta-N-acetylglucosaminyltransferase — translation MFHLMKVLISGGGTGGHVFPAIAIADAFKELHPDADILFVGAQGKMEMKEVPKAGYKIIGLDIGGFQRKFTMHNVTLVYRLIKSLLQANRILKSFKPDVVVGVGGYASGPILRMSAWNDIPFVIQEQNSYAGVTNKIMASKASRICVAFEQMDRFFEKSKLVNTGNPVRREFIVPVNRLDAFQYYGLDPNKKTICVFGGSLGARTLNEVIAEQYEMLKHRDDLQILWQVGRQFIDEFALTPIAQLKNVKMLAFIDRMNLAYAIADVAIARAGALTISELAATHTVAVLVPSPNVAEDHQRKNAESMISQGAARMVLDKDAKQGLWKEVMSLLDDQLSQEKIKSALKHLAKPEAAKEIAKCIDQLVEKN, via the coding sequence ATGTTTCATCTAATGAAGGTATTGATTAGTGGCGGCGGAACAGGTGGGCATGTTTTTCCTGCCATAGCCATTGCGGATGCTTTTAAAGAATTGCATCCTGATGCAGATATATTATTTGTAGGAGCACAGGGTAAGATGGAAATGAAGGAAGTACCGAAAGCCGGGTACAAAATTATTGGATTAGATATAGGTGGATTTCAAAGGAAATTTACCATGCATAATGTAACACTAGTTTATAGATTGATAAAATCTTTGTTACAAGCAAATCGAATATTGAAATCATTTAAACCAGATGTGGTAGTTGGAGTAGGAGGGTATGCAAGTGGTCCGATATTGAGAATGTCAGCTTGGAATGATATACCTTTTGTGATTCAAGAACAAAATTCTTATGCCGGAGTTACCAATAAAATTATGGCATCAAAGGCTAGTCGCATATGTGTGGCTTTTGAACAAATGGATCGCTTTTTTGAAAAGAGTAAATTGGTAAACACTGGAAATCCGGTTAGACGAGAATTTATTGTTCCTGTAAATCGGCTAGATGCATTTCAATATTATGGATTAGATCCAAACAAAAAAACGATTTGTGTATTTGGAGGAAGTCTTGGAGCACGAACTTTAAATGAAGTTATTGCGGAGCAATATGAAATGTTAAAGCATCGTGATGATCTTCAAATTTTGTGGCAGGTAGGTCGACAATTTATTGATGAGTTTGCATTAACTCCAATAGCGCAACTAAAGAATGTTAAAATGCTTGCATTCATTGATCGTATGAATTTAGCTTATGCAATAGCTGATGTTGCAATAGCTAGAGCAGGTGCATTAACCATTTCTGAATTGGCAGCGACTCATACCGTTGCTGTACTGGTGCCTTCGCCAAATGTTGCAGAAGACCATCAGCGGAAGAATGCTGAGTCCATGATTAGTCAGGGTGCTGCAAGAATGGTTTTGGATAAGGATGCAAAACAGGGTTTGTGGAAAGAAGTGATGTCACTATTGGATGATCAACTTTCACAAGAGAAAATAAAAAGTGCTTTAAAGCATTTGGCAAAACCAGAAGCGGCTAAAGAAATTGCTAAGTGTATTGATCAATTGGTGGAGAAAAATTAA
- a CDS encoding phospho-N-acetylmuramoyl-pentapeptide-transferase has translation MLYYLFQFTEKLFHLPGGRLFQYISFRAGLAVIISLIITMWFGNRIIRSLKRLQIGETVRDLGLSGQKEKEGTPTMGGLIIILGIMVPSLLLTKLDNVYIQVMLFTTLWLGIIGFTDDYIKVFLKNKQGLKAIFKILGQVVLGIVVAVVMLFHEKVVVRMPKAEALKYHYTIEQEIISFDNVKNKSIEYVYVKSSLTNVPFLKGNSFDYAWLTAFFGDNTGSFLWILFIPFVIFIVTAVSNAANLTDGLDGLATGVSAIIAATLAILAYVSGNSIIANYLNIFYLPYTGELVIFAAAFLGSCVGFLWYNAYPAKVFMGDTGSLTLGGIIAVLAILLRKELLIPVLCGVFIIETLSVVIQVSYFKYTKGKFGEGKRIFLMSPLHHHFQKKGMHESTIAMRFWIVSLILAVITIITLKVR, from the coding sequence ATGTTATATTATTTATTTCAATTTACTGAAAAATTATTTCATCTTCCAGGCGGACGATTGTTTCAATACATATCGTTCCGAGCTGGACTTGCTGTAATTATTTCATTAATTATAACGATGTGGTTTGGAAATCGCATCATACGTTCTTTGAAAAGGCTGCAAATTGGCGAGACGGTTCGTGATTTAGGATTGTCTGGTCAAAAAGAAAAAGAGGGGACACCAACTATGGGTGGATTGATTATTATTCTTGGGATCATGGTGCCAAGTTTATTATTAACTAAGTTGGATAATGTATACATTCAAGTCATGTTATTCACAACATTATGGTTAGGAATAATTGGTTTCACAGATGATTACATCAAGGTATTTTTAAAAAACAAACAAGGCCTAAAGGCTATCTTTAAGATATTAGGTCAAGTAGTTTTAGGTATTGTAGTTGCTGTAGTGATGTTGTTTCATGAGAAAGTTGTTGTTCGAATGCCTAAAGCAGAAGCATTGAAATACCATTATACTATTGAGCAAGAAATTATTTCTTTTGACAATGTAAAAAATAAATCTATAGAATATGTCTATGTTAAGTCGTCATTGACCAATGTGCCTTTTCTTAAAGGTAATAGTTTTGATTATGCATGGTTGACTGCTTTTTTTGGAGATAATACAGGTTCATTTTTGTGGATATTATTTATTCCATTTGTAATTTTTATTGTAACCGCTGTTTCGAATGCTGCAAATTTGACAGATGGACTTGATGGATTAGCCACAGGTGTCTCTGCAATTATTGCAGCAACATTGGCGATATTGGCATACGTATCTGGTAATTCAATTATAGCAAATTATTTAAATATTTTTTATCTGCCATACACGGGAGAGCTGGTCATTTTTGCAGCTGCATTTTTAGGATCATGTGTTGGTTTTCTTTGGTACAACGCTTATCCTGCGAAAGTATTTATGGGTGATACGGGAAGCCTGACATTAGGAGGAATTATTGCTGTTTTAGCAATACTATTGAGAAAGGAATTATTAATTCCCGTATTGTGTGGTGTATTTATTATTGAAACCTTATCAGTAGTTATTCAGGTAAGCTATTTTAAGTATACCAAGGGAAAATTTGGTGAGGGCAAAAGAATTTTTCTGATGTCACCTTTACATCACCATTTTCAGAAAAAGGGAATGCATGAATCAACCATTGCTATGCGTTTTTGGATAGTGTCATTGATTTTAGCGGTTATTACTATCATTACTTTAAAAGTTAGATAA
- the ftsA gene encoding cell division protein FtsA, giving the protein MENQIHQNSDIVVSLDIGTTKVSVVVGRKNILNKIEILGFGKVNSEGVIRGVVSNIDKTVKAISDAIDLAEKMSKQEIQKVYVGIAGQHIKSIQHQGVLYRNNPQEEINQEDVDKLIQDMYKIALPPGDQILHVIPQEFTVDDEEGIIDPIGMSGSRLQSNFHIITGNTSAANNILRCIEKAGLTSEKMTLEPLASAESVLSKEEKEAGVVMVDIGGGTTDVTIYNEGIIRYTSVIPIGSNMITKDIKAGCSVTLEQAEKLKVRFGSALSEEIVDNRIITIPGLMGREPKEISEKNLARIIQARVEEIFDYVMWDIHRSGFEKKLVAGIVLTGGGSLLKNIDLLTEYQTGLAARIGYPTEHLSSHYMDEVSNPMFATSIGLLYEGLRNIKPKIAAPKFNKLDVFNLDESMEEPVVEDEKVYAKKENWFGRTINKGYTSVREFFEASPDSEF; this is encoded by the coding sequence ATGGAAAATCAAATTCATCAAAATTCAGACATCGTAGTTTCATTGGATATTGGAACCACCAAAGTGAGTGTTGTTGTCGGAAGAAAGAACATTCTCAATAAGATTGAAATTCTTGGATTTGGTAAAGTCAATTCTGAAGGTGTCATTCGTGGTGTGGTATCCAATATTGATAAAACAGTTAAAGCAATTAGTGATGCTATTGATCTTGCAGAAAAAATGAGTAAGCAAGAAATTCAAAAAGTTTATGTTGGTATCGCGGGTCAACATATTAAAAGTATCCAACATCAGGGTGTTTTATATCGCAATAATCCACAGGAAGAGATCAACCAAGAAGATGTGGATAAACTGATTCAAGATATGTATAAAATTGCATTACCACCCGGTGACCAAATTCTACATGTAATACCACAAGAATTCACTGTAGATGATGAAGAAGGAATTATTGATCCAATTGGTATGTCTGGGTCAAGATTACAATCAAATTTTCACATCATTACCGGAAATACTTCAGCTGCGAATAATATATTGAGATGTATTGAAAAGGCGGGATTGACAAGTGAAAAAATGACATTAGAACCCTTGGCTTCTGCGGAATCTGTATTGTCTAAAGAAGAAAAAGAAGCTGGTGTTGTTATGGTTGATATTGGTGGTGGTACTACGGATGTTACTATTTATAATGAAGGAATCATTCGGTACACTTCTGTAATTCCTATAGGCAGTAACATGATAACAAAAGATATCAAGGCGGGATGTTCGGTAACTTTAGAGCAAGCAGAGAAATTAAAAGTGAGATTTGGATCCGCGTTATCTGAAGAAATTGTTGATAATCGAATCATAACCATTCCTGGACTAATGGGACGAGAGCCTAAAGAAATTTCTGAAAAGAATCTTGCAAGAATCATTCAAGCCCGAGTGGAAGAAATATTTGATTACGTGATGTGGGATATTCACCGAAGTGGATTTGAAAAAAAATTAGTAGCTGGGATTGTTTTGACTGGTGGTGGATCATTATTAAAAAATATTGATCTATTAACAGAGTATCAAACAGGTTTAGCCGCTAGAATTGGATATCCTACAGAACATTTGTCTTCACATTATATGGATGAAGTTTCGAATCCAATGTTCGCAACGAGTATTGGATTATTATATGAAGGTTTAAGAAATATTAAGCCTAAGATTGCAGCTCCAAAATTTAACAAACTTGATGTGTTCAATCTTGATGAATCCATGGAAGAACCTGTAGTGGAAGATGAAAAAGTATATGCAAAAAAGGAAAATTGGTTTGGCAGAACGATCAATAAAGGATATACCTCTGTAAGAGAATTTTTTGAAGCAAGTCCAGATTCAGAATTTTAA
- the ftsZ gene encoding cell division protein FtsZ, with product MSQPSIIKVIGVGGGGTNAVTQMFNLGIRGVDFAVCNTDQQSLDISSVPNKIQLGPLLTVGRGAGNNPEVGRQACIESIEELRRFLEPDTKMLFITAGMGGGTGTGAAPIIAKVARELEILTVGIVTLPFQFEGPRRGRLAFEGLEQLKQNVDSLIVVSNNKLREMYGNLSMSTAFSNADNILATAAKGIAEIITVPGYINVDFEDVNFVMKDSGVAIMGSAIASGEDRARKVIESALNSPLLEDNDIRGAKHILLNITTGREPEITMDEVGEITEYIQQEAGFDTDLIWGSCVDESLMDNISVTLIATGFGQGYKKRVADDVTSNKIVLNLNDDDQPQVTTSVAEVVSNATTIEFENDFSSSPKSSAPVMQNTLSFYDTDFTQKKEERRNSDLGSLSIAKPAVVSKPLTEGKNLADAENTPAYERKNIRLDRINGSAETNISRTRIFMDEENKLEIRAENSFLHDNVD from the coding sequence ATGAGTCAACCGTCCATAATAAAAGTCATCGGAGTAGGCGGCGGGGGTACTAACGCTGTAACCCAGATGTTTAATCTTGGGATAAGAGGCGTTGATTTTGCCGTTTGTAATACAGATCAACAAAGTCTTGATATTAGTTCAGTGCCAAATAAAATTCAACTAGGTCCATTATTAACTGTTGGAAGAGGAGCTGGAAATAATCCTGAAGTTGGTCGACAGGCTTGCATTGAGTCCATCGAAGAATTGAGGAGATTTCTTGAGCCGGACACTAAAATGTTGTTTATTACTGCAGGAATGGGTGGTGGAACCGGAACAGGTGCTGCCCCAATCATAGCAAAAGTAGCTCGAGAATTAGAAATATTAACTGTTGGAATTGTGACTTTGCCATTTCAATTTGAAGGTCCAAGAAGAGGTCGATTAGCTTTTGAAGGATTGGAACAATTGAAACAAAATGTAGACTCATTAATTGTTGTTTCTAATAATAAGTTACGTGAGATGTATGGCAATCTTTCAATGTCCACAGCATTTTCTAACGCTGATAATATTTTAGCCACTGCAGCTAAAGGAATAGCTGAAATTATTACAGTTCCGGGTTATATCAACGTGGATTTTGAAGATGTGAATTTTGTTATGAAGGATAGCGGTGTAGCTATTATGGGGAGTGCAATAGCTTCCGGAGAAGACAGAGCTCGCAAAGTCATTGAAAGTGCTTTAAATTCTCCTTTGTTAGAAGATAATGATATTCGTGGTGCAAAACATATTTTATTAAATATAACTACTGGAAGAGAACCGGAAATTACCATGGATGAAGTTGGTGAAATTACGGAGTACATTCAGCAAGAAGCAGGATTCGATACTGACCTCATATGGGGTTCATGTGTCGATGAATCATTAATGGATAATATTAGTGTTACACTTATTGCAACAGGATTTGGACAGGGTTATAAAAAACGTGTAGCGGATGATGTTACATCAAACAAGATTGTTTTGAATTTGAATGATGATGATCAACCTCAAGTCACAACTTCTGTTGCTGAAGTAGTATCTAATGCTACAACTATTGAATTTGAAAATGATTTTTCAAGCTCACCCAAATCATCTGCGCCGGTTATGCAGAATACATTGAGTTTTTATGATACGGACTTTACTCAAAAGAAAGAAGAGCGTCGAAATTCAGATTTGGGTTCATTGAGTATTGCCAAACCCGCAGTCGTAAGTAAACCACTTACAGAAGGAAAAAATTTAGCTGATGCAGAAAATACACCTGCCTATGAACGAAAAAATATTCGTTTAGATCGTATCAATGGATCAGCAGAAACTAATATTTCACGTACTCGTATTTTTATGGATGAAGAGAACAAATTGGAAATCCGCGCTGAGAATTCATTTCTCCACGATAACGTTGATTAA
- a CDS encoding IS1380 family transposase — protein sequence MISAIFSKFDLSKNQQVFTPLYQWFFNKLQFDNFTLDVDSTIHTRYGSQEGAKKGYNPKKPGRLSHHPLMAFIADCKMVANYWQRSGDAYTSNNIESFLDDTFEKLGKKKIGLFRADSGFYDKKVFNYLEKKSINYIIAARMYAPIQHNIASHHNWLKMADGLEIADTNYKSPNWQDSKRMIIIRQYVPTRPKATGRTLSLFKDEGIYRKYRYSCFITNLNLPAEQIWTLYRQRADAENRIKELKYDFGSSSFNVNGFYATEAALNFVMIAYNFISLFRQVVLNTKVHEQMKTLRYKIFAIGGYIIQKGNQRILKLSLAMKRREWFTGLWMNTNNLKAPFIFDS from the coding sequence ATCATTTCAGCGATTTTTTCAAAATTCGATCTGAGTAAAAATCAACAAGTATTTACACCACTTTATCAATGGTTTTTTAATAAATTACAATTTGACAATTTCACACTAGATGTAGACAGTACAATACACACAAGATATGGATCTCAAGAAGGGGCCAAAAAAGGATACAATCCAAAAAAACCAGGCCGTTTGTCCCACCATCCATTAATGGCTTTTATAGCGGATTGCAAAATGGTAGCCAATTATTGGCAACGCAGCGGAGATGCCTATACTTCAAATAATATAGAATCTTTTTTAGATGATACGTTCGAAAAATTAGGAAAGAAGAAGATCGGATTATTTAGAGCTGACAGCGGCTTTTATGATAAAAAAGTATTTAACTATTTGGAGAAGAAGTCCATCAACTACATTATCGCAGCAAGAATGTATGCTCCTATCCAACATAACATTGCATCACATCATAATTGGTTAAAAATGGCCGATGGATTAGAAATAGCAGATACAAACTACAAGAGTCCAAATTGGCAAGATTCAAAAAGAATGATAATTATTCGACAGTATGTACCCACCAGGCCTAAAGCTACAGGAAGAACCCTAAGTCTATTTAAGGATGAAGGAATTTACAGGAAATATCGATACAGTTGTTTCATTACAAATTTGAATTTACCTGCTGAACAAATTTGGACACTGTATAGACAAAGAGCTGATGCAGAAAATAGAATAAAGGAATTAAAGTATGATTTTGGATCATCAAGTTTTAATGTAAATGGGTTTTACGCAACAGAAGCAGCTTTAAACTTTGTTATGATAGCTTACAATTTTATAAGTTTATTCAGGCAAGTTGTTCTTAATACAAAGGTGCACGAACAGATGAAAACCTTGCGATATAAAATATTTGCAATAGGAGGTTACATAATTCAAAAAGGAAATCAAAGAATTCTTAAACTTTCTTTAGCTATGAAAAGAAGAGAATGGTTTACAGGCCTTTGGATGAATACTAACAACTTAAAAGCTCCTTTCATTTTTGATTCCTAA
- a CDS encoding FtsW/RodA/SpoVE family cell cycle protein has product MITDFAHIKEGIKGDRFLWTIIILLSLCSLLAVYSASISLTKYNSDNTLFFLFKHVPFILGGLVLAWIVSQVQYSEFSRLAPVLLIIAVILLVWAMFFGVNVNQAKRWIQVPFLDITFQVSDFAKIALICYVARSISAKQDYIKSFKTAFVPIMLPVLVVCGLIAPSNFSTSALLFVCCIMMLFVGRVSIKYILILGLFGILMFAFLIFIGQFLPDSIRVSTWISRINEFIYVEEGGYQVQQAKIAIARGGLFGQGPGNSMLRNFIPYSYADFIYAIICEEWGILLGGIGLIVIYLMLLGHCVSVVTKTPKAFGAMLTIGIGFNIVMQAFANMGVSLGVVPVTGLTLPFVSMGGTSLLFTSIAFGMIISVSKNINALKLEPDTHVDLDQNVSSNEGID; this is encoded by the coding sequence ATGATAACTGATTTTGCACATATAAAAGAAGGAATAAAAGGTGATAGGTTCTTATGGACCATCATCATCTTATTGTCTTTATGTTCCTTATTGGCTGTGTATAGTGCTTCTATTTCATTGACAAAATACAATTCTGATAATACTTTGTTTTTTTTATTTAAGCATGTTCCATTTATTTTAGGTGGTTTGGTATTAGCTTGGATAGTAAGTCAAGTTCAATATTCAGAATTTAGCCGTTTGGCACCTGTTTTATTGATCATTGCAGTTATACTATTGGTGTGGGCAATGTTTTTTGGTGTTAATGTGAATCAGGCAAAACGCTGGATTCAAGTTCCATTTTTGGATATAACGTTTCAGGTTTCTGATTTTGCCAAAATTGCATTGATATGTTATGTTGCAAGGTCTATTTCAGCAAAACAGGATTATATCAAAAGTTTTAAAACTGCTTTTGTTCCGATTATGTTACCTGTGTTAGTTGTTTGTGGCTTGATAGCACCATCTAATTTTTCGACTTCAGCATTACTTTTTGTATGTTGTATTATGATGTTATTTGTGGGCCGTGTTTCCATAAAGTATATTTTAATATTGGGTTTATTTGGAATTCTGATGTTTGCTTTTTTAATTTTTATTGGACAATTTTTACCCGACTCGATAAGAGTTAGTACTTGGATATCCAGGATAAATGAATTTATTTATGTTGAAGAAGGAGGGTATCAAGTTCAACAAGCTAAGATTGCAATTGCTAGAGGTGGATTATTTGGACAGGGACCAGGAAATAGTATGTTAAGAAATTTTATTCCATATTCTTATGCAGATTTTATTTATGCCATCATTTGTGAAGAATGGGGAATCTTATTGGGAGGCATTGGATTGATCGTTATTTATTTAATGTTATTAGGTCATTGTGTAAGTGTGGTTACAAAAACACCAAAAGCATTTGGTGCTATGTTAACCATTGGTATTGGATTTAATATTGTAATGCAAGCTTTTGCTAATATGGGAGTATCATTAGGTGTTGTTCCAGTAACTGGATTAACACTTCCATTTGTCAGTATGGGAGGGACTTCATTATTATTCACAAGCATTGCATTTGGAATGATTATCAGTGTAAGTAAAAATATAAATGCCTTGAAGTTGGAACCAGATACTCATGTGGATTTGGATCAAAATGTTTCATCTAATGAAGGTATTGATTAG
- a CDS encoding transposase: MDLKIDFTDKEISPWSGVYLLKKMLDRMEFDEILSALNLPETGSNRGYHPHQLIKQFITSVWCGANKFEHTEVTRQDEVIRQFWGFDKMAGHKSFQRFFQNSI; this comes from the coding sequence ATGGATTTAAAAATTGATTTTACAGATAAAGAAATCAGCCCATGGTCTGGAGTATATCTACTAAAAAAGATGCTAGATAGAATGGAATTTGATGAGATCTTAAGTGCATTGAATTTACCAGAAACTGGATCAAATAGAGGGTATCACCCCCATCAATTAATCAAGCAATTTATTACAAGTGTTTGGTGTGGTGCAAATAAATTTGAGCATACAGAAGTCACACGTCAGGATGAAGTAATAAGGCAATTTTGGGGTTTTGATAAAATGGCTGGCCATAAATCATTTCAGCGATTTTTTCAAAATTCGATCTGA
- a CDS encoding UDP-N-acetylmuramate--L-alanine ligase, which translates to MMLDQLKKIYFLGIGGIGMSALARFFNKRGIFIYGYDKTETILTKQLILEGMQIHYTDDMTLIPTDIDLVVMTPAIPKSMNIYKHFIKLGTPVKKRSQVLGEITSVVKNIAVAGTHGKTTTSSILAHVLIDSKMPVTAFLGGITKNYNSNYIDVGNDWMIEEADEYDRSFLQLYPNIAIIGSLDADHLDIYGSRENMVESYVEFASQIQEGGLLLMSDHIQVSDLELFKSKLNPSVQLLTYGFKLGSVSCVISNNDNGWINFDYQDDLGNHFKQLKLRMPGNHNIQNATAAIRVAVALGLKEQQIRTALNSFLGIQRRFEWKFEGQHQVLIDDYAHHPEELKAAIEGVRSCYPSRHITGIFQPHLYSRTKDFAQEFAHVLDQLDRIILVELYPAREEPIEDISSATIFDKCINPNKFMIQKINLVDELKKMELDVLITLGAGDLDTLIPDLIKILK; encoded by the coding sequence GTGATGTTGGATCAATTGAAGAAAATATATTTTTTGGGTATAGGTGGAATTGGAATGAGTGCATTAGCACGTTTTTTTAATAAACGAGGTATTTTTATTTATGGATATGATAAGACAGAAACAATACTAACTAAACAATTGATTTTAGAAGGAATGCAGATACATTATACAGATGACATGACATTGATTCCAACAGATATAGATCTGGTGGTCATGACTCCTGCTATTCCAAAATCAATGAACATATATAAACATTTTATTAAGTTGGGTACACCTGTCAAAAAGCGTTCTCAAGTATTAGGAGAAATAACATCGGTCGTAAAAAATATTGCAGTTGCAGGAACCCATGGTAAAACAACGACAAGTTCTATATTAGCACATGTATTAATTGACTCCAAAATGCCAGTTACGGCATTCCTTGGAGGAATTACAAAAAATTATAATAGTAATTACATTGATGTCGGTAACGATTGGATGATTGAAGAAGCTGATGAGTATGATCGATCTTTTTTACAATTATATCCGAACATTGCCATCATTGGATCTTTAGATGCAGATCATTTAGATATATATGGAAGTCGGGAAAACATGGTAGAAAGCTATGTCGAATTTGCAAGTCAGATACAGGAAGGGGGTTTGCTGTTAATGAGTGATCATATTCAAGTTTCCGATCTAGAATTATTTAAATCCAAACTTAATCCATCTGTTCAATTACTTACGTATGGATTTAAATTGGGCTCGGTTTCTTGTGTCATTTCAAATAATGATAACGGTTGGATAAATTTTGATTACCAAGATGATTTGGGAAATCATTTTAAACAATTGAAATTAAGAATGCCCGGCAATCACAATATTCAAAATGCAACAGCAGCAATTCGTGTAGCAGTAGCATTAGGTTTAAAAGAACAGCAAATCAGAACCGCTTTAAATTCTTTTCTGGGAATTCAAAGAAGATTTGAATGGAAATTTGAAGGGCAACATCAGGTGTTGATCGATGATTATGCACATCATCCGGAAGAATTAAAAGCAGCCATTGAGGGAGTACGATCTTGTTATCCATCTCGTCATATTACCGGAATTTTCCAACCCCATTTATATTCGCGAACCAAAGATTTTGCTCAAGAATTTGCTCATGTTTTGGATCAATTGGATCGCATTATTTTAGTTGAATTATATCCCGCAAGAGAAGAACCGATTGAAGATATAAGTTCCGCTACTATCTTTGATAAATGTATCAATCCAAATAAATTCATGATCCAAAAAATAAATTTGGTAGATGAATTAAAAAAAATGGAATTGGATGTATTAATAACCTTAGGGGCAGGTGATTTAGATACATTGATTCCAGACCTAATCAAAATCCTAAAGTAA
- the murD gene encoding UDP-N-acetylmuramoyl-L-alanine--D-glutamate ligase — MGAAKLARKHGLPVFVSDMGPISAAAKHELIELEIDFEENGHQIIYDIIPTLIIKSPGIPDHAAPVKHFNQIGVKIVSEIEFAFRYCNGKIIGITGSNGKTTTTNLCYHILNANGYDVQKVGNVGYSFARSLSERDAAYYVIELSSFQLDGIELFKPDIAILLNITPDHLDRYGYQFEPYIKSKFRIAMNQSKDDVFIYNSQDPVVLNYLVDHPIESEKIAVDVLLNESDQIIEQDQVFLTLEHSNLKGKHNALNVGCSGHAMLELGLTIDQIQEAVNSFKNDPHRLEWVDKINEVHFINDSKATNVDAVYYALDAMKSNVVWIAGGQDKGNDYEVLQPLVKTKVKALICLGKDNKKLIDTFGQEVTSVDTHDMKHAVKEAFHHAQPGDIVLLSPACASFDLFTNYMHRGDLFKSEVAQLKLSIN; from the coding sequence ATGGGTGCAGCAAAGCTGGCCAGGAAACATGGCTTGCCTGTTTTTGTAAGTGATATGGGACCAATATCAGCTGCTGCTAAACATGAATTAATAGAATTAGAAATAGACTTTGAAGAAAATGGGCATCAGATTATTTATGATATTATTCCAACGCTAATTATTAAGAGTCCCGGAATTCCGGATCATGCGGCGCCTGTGAAACATTTTAATCAAATTGGAGTTAAAATCGTTTCCGAAATTGAATTTGCTTTTAGATATTGTAATGGTAAAATTATAGGAATTACAGGTAGCAATGGTAAGACCACTACAACTAATTTGTGTTACCATATTTTAAATGCCAATGGATATGATGTCCAAAAAGTTGGAAATGTAGGTTATTCATTTGCAAGAAGTCTTTCAGAAAGAGATGCTGCATATTATGTCATTGAATTGAGTAGTTTTCAATTAGATGGTATTGAATTATTTAAACCAGATATTGCGATTCTTTTGAATATTACTCCTGATCATTTAGATCGGTACGGATATCAATTCGAACCTTATATTAAATCTAAGTTTCGTATTGCTATGAATCAAAGTAAGGATGATGTTTTTATTTATAATAGTCAAGATCCTGTTGTATTAAATTATTTAGTAGACCATCCGATTGAAAGTGAAAAAATAGCAGTTGACGTTTTATTAAATGAAAGCGATCAGATTATTGAACAGGATCAGGTTTTTTTAACGCTGGAGCATTCTAATTTAAAAGGCAAGCATAATGCATTAAATGTAGGTTGCTCAGGTCACGCCATGTTAGAATTGGGTTTAACCATTGATCAGATTCAAGAAGCTGTTAATAGTTTTAAAAACGATCCACATCGTTTGGAATGGGTTGATAAAATTAATGAGGTACATTTTATAAATGACAGTAAAGCAACTAATGTAGATGCTGTATATTATGCATTGGATGCAATGAAATCTAATGTAGTTTGGATCGCTGGTGGACAAGATAAGGGAAATGATTATGAGGTTTTGCAGCCTTTAGTAAAAACAAAAGTGAAAGCACTTATTTGTTTAGGAAAAGATAACAAGAAATTAATAGATACATTTGGACAAGAAGTCACAAGTGTTGATACACATGATATGAAACATGCTGTTAAGGAAGCATTTCATCATGCACAACCAGGAGATATTGTATTACTATCTCCGGCATGTGCAAGTTTTGATTTGTTTACAAATTATATGCATAGGGGTGATTTATTTAAAAGTGAAGTAGCGCAATTAAAATTAAGTATAAACTAA